From one Lycium ferocissimum isolate CSIRO_LF1 chromosome 5, AGI_CSIRO_Lferr_CH_V1, whole genome shotgun sequence genomic stretch:
- the LOC132055350 gene encoding uncharacterized protein LOC132055350 — MAATSNFLFSFFFFSHSNNPFSPPCCHIHQQQQQKQHQESVLSPFLLFFFTFSFCSLTILIFSLYSKLTKKKINNTHQHLIKVQQDLSNDEQQQQLVEEIKQHQPDPNPTHLTHSILLQILPSNSPEWAKLFTNDPNKIESGLDEETVKEKVKKKKRVKKKRSDSNSEEEGKKDCGVVKEKEELVCLYPFTKSSSATQRKIKQHYDELVKSHESNGLTLAQVGQFVNCLVEARNELQHKSEVIQRRFTITKALLFKADRSSFVRLRQQIYKLELEQKRLEEDAFVYNWLQQQLKLSPAYKKMLEIGADMEIKAKSSELVENTDPELPDISFEELLAQEKKDAFWQRNGRTKIYSG; from the exons ATGGCGGCTACTTctaattttctcttttctttcttctttttctctcattCTAATAATCCATTTTCTCCACCATGTTGTCacattcatcaacaacaacagcaaaaacaacatcaagaatcagtGTTATCtccttttttacttttcttcttcactttctcaTTTTGTTCACTCACCATTCTCATTTTTTCTCTTTACTCTAAACtcactaaaaagaaaattaacaaCACCCATCAACACCTAATTAAAGTTCAACAAGACTTGTCTAAtgatgaacaacaacaacaacttgtTGAAGAGATTAAACAACATCAACCTGACCCGAACCCGACCCATTTGACCCATTCTATTCTTCTTCAGATCTTACCTTCTAATTCACCTGAATGGGCTAAACTGTTTACTAATGACCCGAATAAGATTGAATCGGGTCTTGATGAGGAAACTGTTAAGGAAaaggtgaagaaaaagaaacggGTCAAGAAGAAAAGATCCGATTCGAATAGtgaagaagaagggaaaaaagatTGTGGGGTTGTGAAGGAGAAAGAGGAGTTGGTTTGTTTATATCCTTTTACTAAGTCTTCGAGTGCAACTCAAAGGAAAATTAAGCAACATTATGATGAGCTTGTTAAGTCTCATGAGTCTAATGGATTGACTTTGGCTCAG GTTGGtcaatttgttaattgtttggtTGAAGCAAGGAATGAGCTACAGCACAA GTCTGAGGTCATTCAACGAAGATTCACAATAACAAAGGCCTTACTCTTTAAGGCTGACAGGTCTTCCTTTGTTCGCCTGCGGCAGCAG ATATACAAGCTAGAATTGGAACAGAAGCGATTGGAAGAGGATGCTTTTGTATACAATTGGCTACAACAACAGCTGAAGCTCTCACCAGCATACAAGAAG ATGCTTGAAATTGGTGCTGATATGGAAATAAAAGCAAAATCAAGTGAACTAGTCGAAAACACAGATCCTGAATTGCCCGATATTTCTTTTGAAGAGTTATTagcacaagaaaagaaagatgctTTTTG GCAGAGGAATGGGAGAACGAAAATATACTCCGGCTGA
- the LOC132055347 gene encoding transmembrane 9 superfamily member 7-like, translating into MDKGRWLWWLIAIFIYLVSCAHSFYLPGVAPRDFQTGDPLNIKVNKLSSTKTQLPYDYYFLKYCRPTKILNSAENLGEVLRGDRIENSVFTFQMRQEIPCQVVCKQKLDAESAKNFKEKIDDEYRVNMILDNLPVAVLRQRRDGIQSTTYEHGFRVGFKGNYAGSKEEKYFINNHLSFRVMYHKDPETDTARIVGFEVTPISINHEYKEWDDKNPQVTTCNENTKKLVPGSTVPQEVDTDKEVVFTYDVSFQESNVKWASRWDTYLLMNDDQIHWFSIINSLMIVLFLSGMVAMIMMRTLYRDIANYNQLETQDEAQEETGWKLVHGDVFRTPTNSGLLCVYVGTGVQIFGMTLVTMIFALLGFLSPSNRGGLMTAMVLLWVFMGLLAGYSSARFYKMFKGTEWKRITLKTAFMFPGILFAVFFVLNALIWEEHSSGALPFGTMLALVCLWFGISVPLVFVGSYLGYKKPAIEDPVKTNKIPRQVPEQAWYMKPAFSILIGGILPFGAVFIELFFILTSIWLNQFYYIFGFLFIVFLILIITCAEITVVLCYFQLCSEDYNWWWRAYLTAGSSALYLFLYSIFYFFTKLEITKMVSGILYFGYMLIASYAFFVLTGTIGFYASFWFVRKIYSSVKID; encoded by the exons ATGGATAAAGGAAGATGGCTGTGGTGGCTCATTGCGATCTTCATTTATCTCGTATCTTGTGCTCATTCGTTCTATCTTCCTGGTGTTGCTCCTCGCGATTTTCAAACT GGCGATCCTCTTAATATCAAAGTGAACAAGCTGTCATCTACAAAAACACAACTTCCCTATGACTACTACTTCTTGAAGTACTGCAGACCTACCAAGATTTTAAACAGTGCAGAGAATTTGGGGGAGGTTCTTCGAGGTGACCGCATAGAGAATTCAGTTTTTACT TTCCAAATGAGACAAGAAATACCATGCCAAGTGGTTTGTAAGCAAAAACTCGATGCTGAATCTGCAAAGAATTTCAAGGAAAAGATTGATGATGAATACAGAGTTAACAT GATTCTGGATAACCTTCCGGTTGCAGTTCTTAGACAAAGGCGAGATGGAATTCAATCAACTACTTACGAGCATGGTTTCCGTGTTGGGTTCAAGGGGAACTATGCTGGG AGCAAAGAGGAGAAatatttcatcaacaaccactTGAGCTTCCGAGTCATGTACCACAAGGATCCTGAAACTGATACTGCTCGCATCGTTGGGTTTGAAGTGACACCAATCAG CATCAATCATGAGTACAAGGAGTGGGATGACAAGAACCCTCAGGTGACCACGTGCAACgagaacacaaaaaaattagttcCAGGTAGCACTGTTCCCCAAGAAGTAGATACAGATAAGGAGGTTGTATTCACCTATGACGTATCGTTCCAG GAAAGCAATGTCAAATGGGCTTCTCGTTGGGATACATACCTGCTCATGAATGATGATCAGATTCACTGGTTTTCCATCATAAATTCCCTTATGATTGTTCTATTCCTTTCTGGTATGGTTGCGATGATCATGATGAGAACTTTGTACAGAGATATTGCAAACTATAATCAATTGGAAACGCAAGATGAGGCTCAGGAAGAAACGGGATGGAAGCTTGTTCATGGGGATGTTTTCCGTACTCCAACTAATTCCGGGTTACTGTGTGTTTATGTCGGAACTGGTGTCCAAATATTTGGAATGACACTTGTGACGATGATTTTTGCTCTGCTTGGTTTCTTATCACCTTCTAACCGTGGTGGGCTTATGACTGCTATGGTTCTACTATGGGTTTTCATGGGCTTGTTAGCTGGCTATTCTTCCGCTCGTTTCTACAAAATGTTTAAAGGAACAGAGTGGAAAAGGATTACCTTGAAAACTGCTTTCATGTTCCCCGGAATACTTTTTGCCGTCTTCTTCGTGCTGAATGCTCTTATCTGGGAAGAGCATTCTTCTGGAGCGTTGCCATTTGGAACTATGTTAGCTCTAGTGTGCTTATGGTTCGGGATTTCAGTACCTTTAGTATTTGTTGGAAGCTACCTTGGTTACAAAAAACCAGCCATTGAAGACCCTGTCAAGACAAACAAAATTCCTAGGCAAGTACCAGAACAAGCATGGTATATGAAACCGGCTTTTTCAATACTTATCGGAGGCATTCTCCCATTTGGAGCTGTTTTCATCGAGCTGTTCTTCATCTTGACATCGATATGGCTGAACCAGTTCTACTACATCTTTGGCTTTCTCTTCATAGTTTTCCTGATCTTGATAATCACATGTGCAGAGATAACTGTTGTGCTCTGCTACTTCCAGTTGTGCAGTGAAGACTATAATTGGTGGTGGAGAGCTTATTTGACTGCTGGATCCTCCGCGTTATACCTGTTTCTCTACTccattttctatttcttcaCCAAGTTGGAGATCACCAAGATGGTTTCGGGCATATTGTATTTTGGTTATATGTTGATCGCATCATATGCCTTCTTTGTGTTAACAGGAACAATTGGCTTCTATGCTTCCTTCTGGTTTGTTAGGAAGATCTACTCCTCAGTGAAGATTGATTGA